One Intestinimonas butyriciproducens genomic window, CAAGGGCTTTGACCTGCTGATCGGCACCACTACTTACGGTAAGCTGGCCTTCTCCGCCGTGTTTACCGGCATTATGGACGGTGCCTATGACCTGGCGGTGAAATATGCCAAGGAAAAGCTCCATCGAGGCTCCCCCATCTCCAAATTTCCCTCCATGCAGGACAAGGCTGCCCGGGTGGCAGCCAACACCCTCAGCTCCAGGCTGATGCTCTATAAGGCGGCGGAGGATGCCGACACCATCACCAACGATATCCGCCGGGTGCAGGCCAGCGCCGCGCTGGTCAAGGGCTACATTGCCGATCTGGCGGTGGAGACCTGTACGATGGCCCTCAACATGCACGCCTCCTACGGTGTCACGGCAGAGTATCAAGTGGAGCGCTTTCTGCGCGACGCCGTCATTGCGCCCAATATTGAGGGTTCTGCTGACATTCAGCGCCTGATCGCCGGCAGTTACATCCTGAAAAGTGCCGAGCATTTTCTATAAACAGGGGGAATCAGAAATGGCTTTCCACGTGCATACCGAGGAGCAGCGTGAGCTCATCGATCTGGTCCGAAAGTTTGGCGAGAGTGAGATTCGTCCCCATGCGGCCGATTGGGATAAAAGGGGGGAATGCCCCCTGAACGTGATTCGGGCCGGCCTGGAGATGGGACTGCAGTGTCTGGACCAGCCGGAGGAATACGGCGGCGCAGGTCTGGGCACCAAGACGGCCTGTATGGTCTTTGAAGAGCTTGCCAAATCGGATGCCGGCGTCACCTGTGCCTTCAGTGTGACCGGCACGGCGGCGGTCCCCGTTATGAAGTACGGTACTGAGGAACAAAAACAGCTTTGCGCAGATATCCTCTTCCGTAAGGGGGGACTGGGCTCCTTCTGCCTCACCGAGCCCGGCTCCGGTTCGGACTCCGGTGCCAGCCGCATGACCGCCGTCCGACAGGGCGACAGCTATGTGCTCAACGGCACCAAATGCTTTATCACCAACGGCGGATACGCCGAACTATACTTCGTTATCGCCTCTACTGACAGAAGCAAGGGCAACAAAGGGCTCAGCGGTTTCCTTGTCACACGTGACACTCCCGGCCTCACCGTGGGCAAGGAAGAAGACAAGTGTGGCTTCCGAACCTCCAACACGGTAGAGCTGGTGTTTGAGGATGTGGTCGTTCCCGCCTCCTGTCGAGTAGGTCGGGAGGGGGACGGCTTCAAGCAGGCCATGGCGGCCCTTGATCACGGGCGGCCGTATATCGGCGCGGTGGCCCTTGGCGTCGGTCAGCGGGCGCTGGAGGAGGCCATTGCCTACTCCAAAGTCCGCAGCCAGTTTGGGCAGCCCATCTGCAACAACCAAGCCATCCGCTTTATGCTGGCGGACATGGAGATGCGGCTGGAATCGGCCCGCTGTCTGGTTTATCACGCCGCGGAGCTCATCGATCAGCATCTTCCCGTCACCATGAATGGCTCTATTGCCAAATGCTGCGCCACCGACGCCGCCATGCAGGTGGCCTTGGATGCGGTTCAGATTCTGGGCGGCTATGGCTACATGCGGGAGTACCCGGTGGAAAAGCTGATGCGTGATGCCAAAATTTTTCAAATCGTGGAGGGGACCAACCAGATCCAGCGCGTGGTGATCTCGGGTCAGCTTCTCAAATGAGCATGGGGGGACCGGCGCAAGTGAACACACATCAAGACACATACCGCCGCAAGCTTTCTTCCAGGGCGCGCATCGCCTCCCGTATCCGCTCCGGCTGGTCCTGCTGCTCCGATATCGCCTCCTCCGTCCCATATGGTTTATATTGGGATCTGGCGGAGCGGGTCCGCCGGGGACAAATAGAGGATCTGCGGGTCTATACCATCATGGATATGTCCCCTCTGCCCTTTTATCAGGAGGATATGGGGGCGCAACTGAAGGGATTCTCCTGGTTCTCCGGCGCCGGCGCTCGGGGCGCCGTCAATGCTGGATTCGGTGAATACCTCCCCTGCTACTACCGGGATGTCCCCGCATTGCTCACCCAATATACACGGGTGGATGCCTTCTTTGCCGTCGTCTCTCCCATGGATGAACAGGGATATTTCAGTTTTGGGCCTGTGGGCTCCTGTACCGAGTCCCTTCTGAAAAAGAGCGACCGCGTGTTTTTGCAGGTCAACCACAACGTCCCCCGCGCGCTGCGTGGTCCACTGGTCCACATCTCCCAAGTCGACGGATTGTGGGAGGAGGCCGCCCCGCTTCCTACCCTCCCTCCCGTTTCACACAATGCGCTCAGCGCCACCATCGGCGGTCTGGTAGCGGAAGAGATCCCCAACGGAGCCACCATTCAGCTTGGGGTGGGCGCG contains:
- a CDS encoding acyl-CoA dehydrogenase family protein is translated as MAFHVHTEEQRELIDLVRKFGESEIRPHAADWDKRGECPLNVIRAGLEMGLQCLDQPEEYGGAGLGTKTACMVFEELAKSDAGVTCAFSVTGTAAVPVMKYGTEEQKQLCADILFRKGGLGSFCLTEPGSGSDSGASRMTAVRQGDSYVLNGTKCFITNGGYAELYFVIASTDRSKGNKGLSGFLVTRDTPGLTVGKEEDKCGFRTSNTVELVFEDVVVPASCRVGREGDGFKQAMAALDHGRPYIGAVALGVGQRALEEAIAYSKVRSQFGQPICNNQAIRFMLADMEMRLESARCLVYHAAELIDQHLPVTMNGSIAKCCATDAAMQVALDAVQILGGYGYMREYPVEKLMRDAKIFQIVEGTNQIQRVVISGQLLK
- a CDS encoding acetyl-CoA hydrolase/transferase family protein, with the protein product MNTHQDTYRRKLSSRARIASRIRSGWSCCSDIASSVPYGLYWDLAERVRRGQIEDLRVYTIMDMSPLPFYQEDMGAQLKGFSWFSGAGARGAVNAGFGEYLPCYYRDVPALLTQYTRVDAFFAVVSPMDEQGYFSFGPVGSCTESLLKKSDRVFLQVNHNVPRALRGPLVHISQVDGLWEEAAPLPTLPPVSHNALSATIGGLVAEEIPNGATIQLGVGAIPEAITEALRSKHDLGLHTELLTDGMVDLIRCGAVTNEKKPLHTGLTVATFGLGQKVYSYIHENPAVELLPVSYVNDPAIIARHPDFVSVNAALEVDFWGQVCAESMGPAHVSGTGGQSDFVRGAISSKGGKSFIVFPSTARNGTVSRIVSQLSPGAVVSTSKNDVDYIATEYGIAKLRGQSLSQRTRALIGIAHPNFRDQLTFEAKKRNILV